In a genomic window of Bombina bombina isolate aBomBom1 chromosome 8, aBomBom1.pri, whole genome shotgun sequence:
- the LOC128638243 gene encoding gastrula zinc finger protein XlCGF26.1-like isoform X4 — MEIQRHSHKEQMAFDEVAVYFSEDEWDTLNDEQKSLYKEVMLENYRTLSSLGHLHVKPSVVSRLERGEEPYVSGHLQLSTDGSVTALEMEPNAGYNIRKSNREDKVPQLYHSNQYDECHLQDHKCDDKGNKAFCFSDSFHFLTKNTELVNHQMIHSTSTPSVFLRGAIHFFQQQINGEKLFPCSEDVQRCLDWRSRLIMHQTMHPGEQPFLCLKCGKCFTQKSDLRKHKKTHAGDKPFSCSECGKCFSRQSKLIAHHNIHTKEKTYPCSECGKCFSLQQSLIAHQKMHSGDKPFPCPDCGKYFTRQSHLIAHKRLHTGEKPFSCSECSKCFTQKSNLTVHQKIHTGEKPFLCFECGKCFTQKSDLLKHKQIHTGEKPFLCSECGKCFNRQSNLTAHQKMHKGGKPFTCSECGKSYTQKSTLVVHQKIHAGEKPYSCSECGKCFTQKSRLIVHHKTHTGEKPFICPECGKCFSLHQSLIAHLKMHTGETPYSCSVCGRHFTRQSHLITHERLHTGEKPFLCAECGKCFAQQASLNVHEKMHKAGKVPS; from the exons GGCATCTTCATGTGAAGCCATCGGTTGTCTCAAGGCTCGAGCGAGGGGAGGAGCCGTACGTGTCTGGCCACCTGCAGCTCAGCACGG ACGGCTCAGTGACTGCTTTAGAAATGGAGCCTAACGCAGGGTACAATATCAGGAAATCTAACAGAGAAGACAAAGTGCCACAACTGTACCACAGTAACCAATATGATGAGTGTCACTTACAAGATCACAAATGTGATGACAAAGGAAATAAAGCATTTTGTttttctgatagtttccattttctaACTAAGAATACAGAGCTTGTTAACCATCAGATGATTCACAGTACGAGTACACCCTCAGTATTTCTGCGTGGGGCTATTCATTTCTTCCAACAGCAGATTAATGGAGAGAAGCTGTTTCCATGTTCTGAGGATGTTCAGCGATGTTTAGACTGGCGGTCCCGCCTTATTATGCATCAGACCATGCATCCAGGAGAGCAACCATTTTTATGTCttaaatgtggaaaatgttttacccaAAAATCAGACCTGCGGAAGCATAAGAAAACACACGCAGGAGACAAACCTTTTTCATGTTCCGAATGTGGGAAATGCTTTAGCCGTCAATCAAAACTAATTGCACATCATAACATTCATACAAAAGAGAAAACATATCCGTGTTCTGAATGTGGTAAGTGCTTTAGTCTGCAACAATCCCTTATTGCACATCAGAAAATGCATTCTGGAGACAAGCCTTTTCCATGCCCTGATTGTGGGAAATACTTTACCAGGCAATCCCATCTTATTGCACACAAGCGCTTGCATACTGGAGAGAAACCATTTTCCTGTTCTGAATGTAGCAAATGTTTTACGCAGAAATCAAACCTTACGGTacatcaaaaaattcatacaggagagaagccATTTTTATGTTTTGAATGCGGCAAATGTTTTACCCAGAAGTCTGACCTGCTTAAGCACAAGcaaattcacacaggagagaaaccattcTTATGTTCAGAATGTGGCAAATGTTTTAACCGGCAATCAAATCTAACTGCACATCAGAAGATGCATAAAGGAGGCAAGCCATTTACCTGCTCCGAATGTGGAAAATCTTATACCCAAAAATCAACTCTTGTTGTACATCAAAAAATCCATGCAGGTGAGAAACCATATTCGTGTtctgagtgtggaaaatgttttacccaGAAATCACGGCTTATTGTGCATCAcaaaactcatacaggagagaaaccatttaTATGtcctgagtgtgggaaatgttttagtcTGCATCAGTCGTTAATTGCCCATCTGAAGATGCACACTGGAGAAACACCATATTCATGCTCTGTATGTGGGAGACACTTTACTCGGCAATCGCATCTTATTACGCACGAGAGGTTgcacacaggggaaaagcccttTTTATGCGCTGAATGTGGAAAGTGTTTTGCCCAGCAAGCCAGCCTTAATGTACACGAGAAAATGCATAAAGCAGGGAAAGTGCCTTCATGA